A genome region from Altererythrobacter aquiaggeris includes the following:
- a CDS encoding pilus assembly protein TadG-related protein: protein MKFRGLLRNLRKNTSGNAVMIMAVGMPALIGAAGYGIDTAQWYMWKRELQHSVDQAAIAGAWALAYDEDTATWSGRALQEFDANQKLTKDFDTAPIIEKAGYDGGTDNSVIVTATASKRLPFSSFIMGGAATIRATAQASFKEGASYNACLITLKEDGTSFEVGGSANVNANCGLGALSCDDDAILIDGSATVTTTSIATCGTASVPAANQSAVAEGVTNLSDVYASTPIPEQTDNTAKGVYACGKGSNKSAYPNPGNYVGGITIKCDTAFQPGMYFIKGGTLDLTHNAKVTGYGVMFILQDGASLKLGGSGTDGSVDLTPMVQSDFVGGDYEDDKEKLAQMLFIEDKSGETDPVDHTINGNSKFKISGVLYLPNGKVKINGNSGTSTDLCFQISAYTLSISGNANLKTLCSYDSSSKLGTTASSVRLVG from the coding sequence ATGAAATTCAGGGGGCTCCTGAGAAATCTGCGCAAAAACACCAGCGGCAACGCGGTGATGATCATGGCAGTCGGAATGCCCGCGCTGATCGGCGCGGCAGGTTACGGCATTGATACTGCGCAATGGTATATGTGGAAGCGCGAGCTTCAGCATTCGGTCGATCAGGCGGCTATCGCAGGTGCCTGGGCGCTTGCTTATGACGAAGACACAGCCACCTGGAGCGGCCGCGCCCTGCAGGAATTCGACGCCAACCAGAAATTGACGAAAGATTTCGATACGGCGCCGATAATCGAAAAAGCCGGCTATGACGGCGGGACTGATAACAGTGTCATCGTTACCGCCACCGCCAGCAAACGTCTGCCGTTCTCCAGTTTCATCATGGGCGGTGCGGCCACGATCCGCGCGACTGCGCAAGCATCCTTCAAGGAGGGCGCTTCTTACAACGCCTGCCTCATAACGCTCAAGGAAGACGGTACTTCATTCGAGGTTGGCGGCAGCGCCAACGTCAATGCCAACTGCGGACTTGGCGCATTGTCCTGCGACGACGATGCGATTTTAATCGACGGCAGCGCCACAGTTACGACGACATCCATCGCCACCTGCGGCACTGCCAGCGTACCTGCTGCCAACCAGTCTGCGGTTGCTGAAGGCGTGACGAATCTGAGCGACGTGTATGCGAGCACGCCGATCCCCGAACAGACCGATAATACCGCAAAGGGCGTATATGCGTGTGGTAAAGGCTCGAACAAATCGGCGTATCCCAACCCCGGTAATTACGTTGGCGGCATTACCATCAAATGCGATACCGCCTTTCAGCCAGGGATGTATTTCATCAAAGGCGGCACGCTTGATCTGACCCATAATGCCAAAGTTACCGGTTACGGTGTCATGTTTATCCTGCAAGACGGCGCAAGCCTGAAGCTGGGCGGCAGCGGAACCGACGGAAGCGTCGACCTTACTCCGATGGTCCAAAGTGATTTCGTCGGGGGCGATTACGAGGATGATAAAGAGAAACTGGCTCAGATGCTTTTCATCGAAGACAAGTCGGGTGAAACCGATCCGGTTGACCATACGATAAACGGCAATTCGAAATTCAAGATTTCGGGCGTTCTCTATCTTCCGAATGGCAAGGTCAAGATTAACGGCAACTCCGGTACTTCGACAGATCTTTGCTTCCAGATTTCGGCCTACACTCTGTCGATTTCAGGTAATGCGAATCTTAAAACGCTGTGCAGTTATGACAGCTCTTCGAAGCTTGGCACGACAGCAAGCAGCGTAAGGCTGGTGGGGTAA
- a CDS encoding squalene/phytoene synthase family protein has product MQSDRLDLLPHEQRLALTYAPREARTYCHTLMQFDARLADIVRTIREPILAQMRLAWWRDRLRDTPENWPVGEPLLAELKSWGKTARKLEAVVDGWELLIGEDQLTADDVTSFATSRGAGWAALAAVIGEDPDAAATAGADWALVDLACNLSSPEEQDTVAQILRERMMRAVALPRSLRSLAVLHTLALRAAHKNRGLLDGPGAMGLAMRVGIFGR; this is encoded by the coding sequence ATGCAAAGTGACCGCCTCGATCTTCTGCCTCACGAACAGCGCCTGGCGCTCACATATGCTCCGCGTGAGGCCAGAACCTACTGCCACACGCTTATGCAGTTTGATGCCCGGCTGGCGGACATCGTCAGGACCATTCGCGAACCGATCCTCGCGCAGATGCGTCTTGCCTGGTGGCGGGACAGGCTGAGGGATACACCCGAAAACTGGCCGGTCGGCGAACCCCTGCTCGCAGAACTCAAATCGTGGGGCAAAACTGCGCGCAAACTGGAGGCCGTTGTCGATGGCTGGGAATTGCTGATTGGCGAGGATCAGTTGACCGCGGATGATGTCACCAGCTTTGCGACAAGCCGGGGCGCGGGATGGGCAGCCTTGGCGGCCGTCATCGGCGAGGATCCCGATGCCGCCGCGACAGCCGGTGCTGACTGGGCGCTGGTTGATCTGGCATGTAATCTGTCGTCGCCCGAGGAACAGGACACTGTCGCTCAAATCCTGCGTGAACGGATGATGCGCGCAGTCGCTTTACCGCGCTCACTGCGTAGTCTGGCTGTCTTGCACACCCTCGCGTTGCGCGCTGCCCACAAAAATCGCGGCCTGCTCGACGGACCGGGTGCGATGGGCCTGGCAATGCGGGTTGGCATCTTTGGCAGATGA
- the trmFO gene encoding methylenetetrahydrofolate--tRNA-(uracil(54)-C(5))-methyltransferase (FADH(2)-oxidizing) TrmFO yields the protein MTDQTSGYDVHIIGGGLAGSEAAWQLARRGVKVRLSEMRGAGHMTAAHQTEGLAELVCSNSFRSDDDQKNAVGLLHHEMRRLDSIVMRAGEIARVPAGSAMAVDRDLFSAEVQKALEHHENITVVREQIECLPAAGLTIVATGPLTAASLAESIGGATGQDALAFFDAIAPIIHRDSIDMDICWMASRWDKTTAASNPEGDYINCPMSQDQYLAFHQGLLDAEKIEFKEWEANTPYFDACMPVEIMAARGVETLRYGPMKPVGLDNPHTATEEFPMGRWAHAVVQLRQDNKLGTLWNMVGFQTKMKHGAQVELFRTIPGLENAEFARLGGLHRNTFLNSPKVLDRQLRLKSAPHIRFAGQITGCEGYVESSAIGLLVGIMTAAELTGQHWSPPPASSAMGALLSHITGDADAETYQPMNVNFGLFPPMHDVKKNQRKEAYTSRGKADFGSWLGQDDFLAAH from the coding sequence ATGACTGACCAGACATCCGGATATGACGTTCACATAATTGGCGGCGGCCTGGCGGGTTCGGAAGCGGCCTGGCAACTGGCCCGCCGCGGTGTGAAAGTGCGCCTTTCAGAAATGCGCGGTGCGGGTCACATGACTGCGGCCCACCAGACCGAGGGACTGGCGGAACTGGTGTGTTCCAACAGTTTCAGATCCGATGATGACCAGAAGAACGCGGTTGGACTGCTGCACCATGAAATGCGCCGCCTCGATTCTATCGTGATGCGTGCGGGCGAAATTGCCCGTGTTCCCGCCGGATCGGCAATGGCGGTTGATCGCGATCTGTTTTCGGCAGAGGTCCAGAAGGCACTGGAGCACCATGAGAACATCACGGTTGTGCGTGAACAGATTGAATGTCTGCCGGCCGCTGGTCTGACCATCGTGGCCACAGGTCCGTTAACTGCCGCCTCGCTCGCTGAAAGTATTGGCGGCGCCACCGGGCAGGATGCACTTGCCTTCTTTGATGCCATCGCGCCCATTATCCACCGCGACAGTATCGATATGGATATTTGCTGGATGGCAAGCCGGTGGGACAAGACGACCGCAGCTTCCAATCCGGAAGGTGATTATATCAATTGCCCGATGAGCCAAGACCAATACCTCGCGTTCCATCAGGGTTTGCTCGATGCGGAAAAAATCGAGTTCAAGGAATGGGAGGCGAACACACCATACTTCGATGCCTGTATGCCGGTGGAAATAATGGCGGCGCGCGGGGTGGAAACTTTGCGCTACGGGCCCATGAAACCTGTGGGACTTGATAACCCGCATACCGCGACCGAGGAATTTCCGATGGGCCGGTGGGCGCATGCTGTCGTGCAATTAAGGCAGGATAACAAGCTGGGCACGCTGTGGAATATGGTCGGGTTCCAGACTAAAATGAAGCACGGGGCGCAGGTCGAGTTATTTCGCACGATCCCCGGGTTGGAAAATGCCGAATTTGCCCGGCTTGGCGGGTTGCACCGTAACACTTTCCTCAATTCGCCCAAGGTGCTCGATCGGCAACTGCGGCTGAAATCTGCCCCCCACATCAGATTTGCCGGACAGATTACCGGATGCGAAGGCTATGTCGAAAGCAGTGCGATCGGTTTGCTGGTCGGCATCATGACCGCCGCTGAACTGACTGGTCAGCACTGGTCGCCGCCTCCTGCCAGCAGCGCAATGGGTGCGCTGCTGTCACACATTACCGGCGATGCGGATGCAGAAACCTATCAGCCGATGAATGTGAATTTTGGTCTGTTCCCGCCGATGCATGATGTAAAAAAGAACCAGCGAAAAGAAGCCTACACATCACGCGGCAAGGCTGATTTTGGTTCATGGCTTGGCCAGGACGATTTCCTGGCAGCGCATTAG
- a CDS encoding lysoplasmalogenase produces the protein MPVRTLASRRPLLLASLACAVAYYFIADSGVLPGVAVIVLKGAGVALLAAYAWLRHSGRDAHLLALVMGLSALGDMAIELSAAAGGGMFLLSHLAAILLYSRNRRASTTPSQKAAALALLFLTPVIAWILVSQTDGAIGVAIYALVLGAMAASAWTSRFPRYQVGIGAVMFVISDLLIFADMELLSQSPIPGWLIWPLYFIGQFMIATGIIQTLRGERSDSAEEIA, from the coding sequence ATGCCAGTTCGCACATTGGCCAGCAGGCGACCGTTACTGCTTGCTTCGCTCGCCTGCGCCGTCGCTTATTATTTTATTGCAGACAGCGGGGTTTTGCCCGGTGTGGCGGTCATTGTGTTGAAAGGTGCGGGTGTCGCACTGCTGGCTGCTTACGCGTGGCTCCGGCATTCAGGCCGTGACGCTCACCTTCTGGCGCTGGTCATGGGTCTTTCTGCCCTGGGCGATATGGCCATCGAATTGAGCGCTGCTGCGGGGGGCGGGATGTTCCTGTTGAGTCATCTGGCCGCGATCTTACTATATTCGCGCAATCGCCGGGCCTCGACTACCCCAAGCCAGAAAGCCGCAGCGTTGGCCCTCCTGTTTCTCACACCGGTGATCGCCTGGATTTTGGTGTCGCAGACCGATGGCGCGATCGGTGTTGCGATTTACGCTTTGGTGCTGGGCGCAATGGCCGCTTCAGCCTGGACAAGCCGCTTCCCGCGCTATCAGGTTGGTATCGGAGCCGTTATGTTTGTCATATCGGATTTGCTGATATTCGCAGACATGGAATTGCTGTCACAAAGCCCGATACCCGGGTGGTTGATATGGCCGTTGTATTTTATCGGTCAATTCATGATCGCGACGGGTATAATTCAGACTTTGCGCGGAGAGCGGTCTGACTCAGCGGAGGAGATCGCTTGA
- a CDS encoding TauD/TfdA family dioxygenase, which produces MLTVHPSGASCGASVSGADLSAPLDPMTIREIRNAWLKHRVLAFPDQHLDNDALERFTIAMGGFGKDPFFDPIPGRRHIAAIKREADEKTPLFAENWHSDWSFLARPPAGTCLTALEIPPQGGDTLFSDQIAAFHALPEVRKSALRTLTAIHSARGAYAPDGAYGDKDEGRTMAIRPDKSAFGTQEHRLIQKHPETGEEAIFSCLGYIIGIKGLPDADAFELLAELIEWQGREQFIYRHSWSEGMLVMWDNRSVLHKATGGYEGFRRKLHRTTIAAWDG; this is translated from the coding sequence ATGCTGACTGTCCACCCGTCTGGCGCGTCGTGCGGTGCCAGCGTTAGCGGAGCCGATCTGTCGGCTCCGCTGGACCCCATGACAATCCGCGAGATACGCAACGCATGGCTAAAGCACCGGGTTCTGGCGTTTCCGGACCAGCATCTGGATAATGATGCGCTCGAACGTTTTACAATCGCAATGGGCGGTTTTGGTAAGGATCCGTTTTTTGATCCGATCCCGGGCCGCCGGCATATTGCCGCTATCAAGCGGGAAGCAGACGAGAAAACGCCGTTATTTGCCGAGAATTGGCACAGCGACTGGAGTTTTCTTGCCAGGCCCCCAGCCGGGACCTGTCTGACTGCATTGGAGATACCGCCACAGGGCGGTGATACGCTTTTCTCGGATCAGATAGCCGCATTTCACGCTCTGCCTGAAGTTCGCAAGTCCGCGTTGCGAACGCTTACGGCAATTCATAGTGCGCGCGGAGCCTACGCACCGGATGGAGCATACGGCGACAAGGACGAAGGCCGCACGATGGCAATCCGTCCGGACAAAAGCGCGTTCGGCACGCAGGAACACCGCTTGATACAAAAGCATCCCGAAACGGGCGAGGAAGCAATTTTCAGCTGTCTGGGTTACATCATCGGTATCAAGGGGTTGCCAGACGCTGACGCATTCGAATTATTGGCAGAGCTGATCGAATGGCAAGGCCGCGAGCAATTTATCTACCGCCATAGCTGGTCGGAAGGGATGTTGGTGATGTGGGACAACCGGTCGGTCCTGCACAAGGCCACTGGCGGTTACGAGGGGTTCAGGCGAAAATTGCACCGAACCACGATCGCGGCCTGGGATGGTTAG
- the gyrA gene encoding DNA gyrase subunit A, whose protein sequence is MSDENDILEPASPLGEFERIDIVDEMKTSYLDYAMSVIVSRALPDVRDGLKPVHRRILFASQEGGFVAGRAYRKSAKIVGDVMGNYHPHGDSAIYMALARMTQDWSMRLPLIDGQGNFGSMDPDLPASMRYTEARLAKVANSLLDDLDKDTVDFQDNYDGSRSEPVVLPARFPNLLVNGAGGIAVGMATNIPPHNLGEVIDGCLAFIENPGITTEELFEIIPGPDFPTAPIILGSAGAKSAYTTGRGSILMRARHKIEQTRGDRESIVLTSIPYQVGKSALVEKIAEAAKDKRIEGISDIRDESNREGVRVVVDLKRDATAEVVLNQIWRHTPAQSGFPANMLAIRGGRPETLSLRDIIEAFIQFREEVITRRTKFELNKARDRAHVLLGLVVAVTNMDEVVAMIRGSSNPAEARAKLLAKKWPIGDIAQYIRLVEAIEPNADQAGGTYQLSEVQVKAILDLRLQKLTALGRDEIGDELKELAVAIEEYLSILGDRVKLYGVMREELVEIRENYATPRVSEIAPAWDGLDDEDLIERDEMVVTVTLDGYIKRTPLSTFRAQHRGGKGRAGMATKDEDAVSEMFVTSTHNPVLFFSTSGKVYRLKVWKLPEGGPTTRGRPIVNLLPALDDGETIRTVLPLPEDEESWGALTVVFATAKGSVRRNSMDSFTNIPSNGKFAMKFDEQSEDRLIGVALLEAGDDVLLATRLGKAIRFSGEDVREFVSRTSTGVRGMKFKEAGDEVVSLAILHSGTATPEERDQYLRNAPWKADADAPALSDEHQKMADEEQFILTVCSNGYGKISSAYEYRCAGRGGMGITNIDNIARNGPVVASFTATKADQLMLVTDQAKLIRIGLATMRVIGRASAGVKLFDVAKKETVVGAVRLDEQEEPENEAEEAIIEEIVGRDANVTTPVTTPQSDADIGKDPPE, encoded by the coding sequence GTGAGCGACGAAAACGACATTCTCGAACCCGCTTCTCCGCTAGGGGAATTTGAACGCATCGACATCGTCGACGAGATGAAAACAAGCTATCTCGACTATGCGATGAGCGTGATTGTTTCGCGCGCGCTGCCCGATGTCCGCGATGGCTTGAAGCCGGTTCACCGGCGCATTCTGTTCGCCAGCCAGGAGGGCGGCTTCGTTGCGGGCCGCGCCTATCGCAAATCGGCCAAGATCGTCGGTGACGTGATGGGTAACTATCACCCGCACGGCGATAGCGCGATTTACATGGCTTTGGCCCGGATGACGCAGGACTGGTCGATGCGCCTGCCGCTGATCGATGGTCAGGGCAACTTCGGTTCGATGGACCCCGATTTGCCAGCGTCCATGCGTTACACGGAAGCCCGGCTTGCGAAGGTCGCCAATTCCTTGCTCGACGATCTCGACAAGGACACGGTCGATTTTCAGGACAATTATGACGGCTCCCGCTCGGAACCCGTTGTTCTGCCGGCCCGGTTCCCGAACCTTCTTGTCAATGGCGCAGGCGGTATTGCTGTCGGCATGGCAACCAACATACCGCCGCACAATCTTGGCGAGGTGATCGATGGCTGCCTGGCGTTCATCGAGAACCCCGGAATTACCACCGAAGAATTATTCGAGATAATTCCCGGACCGGACTTTCCCACCGCCCCCATCATTTTGGGTTCTGCAGGCGCTAAATCGGCCTACACGACCGGCCGCGGGTCCATCCTGATGCGCGCCCGCCATAAGATCGAACAAACTCGCGGCGATCGCGAGTCAATCGTGCTGACTTCGATCCCGTATCAGGTGGGCAAATCAGCACTGGTTGAAAAAATTGCCGAGGCTGCAAAGGACAAGCGGATCGAAGGTATCTCCGATATTCGCGACGAGTCCAACCGCGAAGGTGTCCGTGTTGTCGTCGATCTCAAGCGCGATGCGACTGCCGAGGTGGTGCTGAACCAGATTTGGCGGCACACCCCTGCCCAGTCAGGTTTCCCTGCCAATATGCTCGCCATTCGCGGCGGCCGGCCTGAAACACTTTCGCTTCGCGATATTATCGAGGCGTTCATCCAGTTCCGCGAAGAAGTGATCACCCGGCGGACCAAGTTTGAACTCAACAAAGCGCGCGACCGCGCCCATGTGTTGCTTGGTCTGGTTGTCGCAGTTACCAATATGGATGAAGTGGTCGCGATGATACGCGGTTCGTCCAACCCTGCCGAAGCGCGGGCGAAATTGCTCGCGAAAAAGTGGCCGATCGGCGATATCGCGCAATATATCCGGCTGGTCGAGGCGATCGAACCGAATGCCGATCAGGCAGGCGGGACGTATCAGCTGTCCGAAGTGCAGGTTAAGGCAATCCTCGATCTGCGCCTGCAAAAACTGACTGCCCTTGGCCGCGACGAAATCGGCGACGAATTGAAAGAGCTGGCGGTTGCAATCGAAGAATATCTTTCGATCCTGGGCGACCGCGTAAAACTGTATGGCGTAATGCGCGAAGAGCTCGTCGAAATCCGCGAGAACTACGCCACGCCGCGTGTGTCCGAAATCGCGCCGGCATGGGATGGTCTGGATGACGAAGACCTGATCGAGCGGGACGAGATGGTCGTGACGGTCACTTTGGACGGCTATATAAAACGAACGCCGCTCTCGACCTTCCGGGCCCAGCACAGGGGCGGCAAAGGGCGCGCCGGGATGGCCACCAAGGACGAGGATGCAGTCAGCGAAATGTTCGTTACCAGCACCCATAATCCGGTGCTGTTCTTCTCGACCAGTGGCAAGGTTTACAGGCTGAAAGTCTGGAAGCTGCCTGAAGGCGGCCCGACCACCCGCGGCCGCCCGATCGTAAACCTGCTCCCCGCATTGGATGATGGCGAAACAATCCGCACGGTTTTGCCATTGCCTGAAGATGAAGAAAGCTGGGGAGCGCTCACGGTCGTGTTTGCAACCGCCAAGGGCAGCGTCCGGCGCAACAGCATGGACAGTTTCACCAATATTCCCTCGAACGGCAAATTTGCCATGAAATTCGATGAACAAAGCGAAGACCGTCTGATCGGTGTCGCTCTGCTTGAGGCGGGTGATGATGTTTTGCTGGCAACAAGGCTGGGCAAGGCGATCCGTTTTTCCGGCGAGGATGTCCGTGAATTCGTGTCGCGCACTTCGACGGGTGTCCGCGGAATGAAGTTCAAGGAAGCAGGTGACGAAGTGGTGTCGCTTGCGATCCTTCATTCTGGCACAGCCACGCCTGAGGAGCGCGACCAGTATTTGCGAAACGCCCCCTGGAAGGCTGATGCGGATGCGCCTGCGCTTTCGGATGAACATCAGAAAATGGCGGATGAGGAGCAGTTTATCCTGACCGTCTGCTCTAACGGCTATGGCAAGATTTCATCAGCCTACGAATATCGCTGTGCCGGACGCGGGGGTATGGGCATTACAAATATCGATAACATCGCGCGTAATGGCCCTGTCGTGGCAAGTTTTACGGCGACCAAAGCTGACCAATTGATGCTCGTTACCGATCAGGCCAAGCTGATCCGCATCGGGCTTGCCACCATGCGGGTGATCGGGCGGGCCAGTGCCGGGGTCAAACTGTTCGACGTCGCGAAGAAGGAAACGGTCGTCGGGGCAGTCCGGCTTGACGAGCAGGAAGAACCGGAAAACGAGGCGGAGGAGGCAATCATCGAGGAGATCGTGGGACGTGATGCGAACGTGACCACTCCGGTTACAACGCCTCAGTCCGACGCGGATATCGGAAAAGATCCGCCTGAGTGA
- a CDS encoding NYN domain-containing protein — protein MSTENLKNIALLIDADNVTHRGIDPALTVMAELGQVNIRRAYGNFAKDNLAPWDKITNKYGIRPQQQFDVTKGKNATDMAMTIDAIDLLYQGKVDGFGIMTSDSDFTPLVTRLRQDGIIVYGFGEAKTPESFKSVCTRFIDVAKLIANNADDDTPSGKREGVSRAALDDDLMELIGAAYKEAKRDEKGFAKLQQVGQIAGNRSSFDVRNYGYKSLSELFAALDNFQLERAGSQLLVRRLR, from the coding sequence ATGAGCACAGAAAATCTGAAAAACATCGCCTTGCTGATCGATGCTGACAATGTCACGCATCGCGGCATCGACCCTGCCCTCACGGTCATGGCTGAGCTGGGTCAGGTCAACATCCGCCGGGCCTATGGCAACTTTGCAAAAGACAATCTGGCACCGTGGGACAAAATCACCAACAAATACGGTATCAGGCCGCAGCAACAATTCGACGTGACGAAAGGTAAAAACGCGACCGACATGGCGATGACGATCGATGCGATTGATTTGTTATACCAGGGCAAGGTTGACGGGTTTGGCATCATGACTTCGGACAGCGATTTCACACCGCTGGTTACGCGTCTGCGACAGGACGGGATAATCGTTTACGGCTTTGGCGAGGCGAAAACGCCCGAGTCGTTCAAATCGGTTTGCACCCGGTTTATCGATGTCGCAAAACTCATCGCAAACAACGCTGACGACGATACACCCAGCGGGAAGCGTGAAGGCGTGTCCAGAGCCGCTTTGGACGATGATCTGATGGAGCTGATAGGAGCAGCTTACAAGGAGGCGAAACGTGACGAGAAAGGTTTCGCCAAGCTACAGCAGGTCGGGCAGATTGCGGGCAACCGGTCAAGTTTCGATGTGCGGAACTACGGCTATAAAAGCCTGTCCGAACTGTTTGCCGCCCTGGACAATTTCCAGCTCGAACGCGCGGGCAGCCAACTTCTGGTGCGGCGCCTCAGATAG
- a CDS encoding carbonic anhydrase, producing the protein MPEFAQLLEGYRRFQKNAYAQQRERYDRLASHGQSPKLMVIACSDSRVDPAQVFDVDPGQVFVVRNVAALVPPYETTPGLHGVSAALEFAVEVLKVRQIVVMGHGMCGGCKAALTRDLHGTEPGHGGFIANWISMLDSRRDAVIARHGTTGPEAERAMEHEGVKVSLQNLRTFPNIKQKEAEGSLVLRGTFFAIADGVLHLLDEKSGEFAPAD; encoded by the coding sequence GTGCCCGAGTTTGCCCAACTGCTCGAAGGTTATCGCCGCTTTCAGAAAAACGCATATGCCCAGCAGCGCGAGCGATATGACCGGCTTGCCTCACATGGCCAATCGCCCAAATTGATGGTTATTGCCTGTTCGGACAGCAGGGTTGATCCAGCGCAAGTGTTCGATGTCGATCCCGGACAGGTTTTTGTCGTCAGAAACGTTGCGGCATTAGTCCCTCCCTATGAAACGACACCCGGATTGCACGGCGTTTCTGCAGCACTCGAATTTGCGGTAGAAGTGTTGAAGGTGCGCCAGATCGTCGTGATGGGGCACGGGATGTGCGGCGGGTGCAAGGCTGCACTCACGCGCGACCTTCACGGGACCGAGCCTGGCCACGGCGGCTTCATCGCTAATTGGATTTCCATGCTCGACAGCCGCCGCGACGCTGTGATTGCGAGACACGGGACTACGGGACCAGAAGCGGAACGCGCGATGGAGCATGAAGGCGTGAAGGTCAGTTTGCAAAACCTGCGGACATTTCCCAATATCAAGCAGAAAGAGGCGGAAGGATCTCTGGTCTTGCGCGGGACGTTCTTCGCGATTGCCGACGGTGTGCTGCATTTGCTGGATGAGAAATCGGGCGAGTTCGCACCGGCTGACTAG
- a CDS encoding P-II family nitrogen regulator — protein sequence MAVTVTRKRIEILTDTALLPRVITMIQQADISGYSIVRVAAGGSRSGKWRTDDLTGASAKSMVIALSSAEKADSFVAAISPLLSAQGFLLTIGEVEVIRGERF from the coding sequence ATGGCCGTAACTGTCACCCGCAAACGGATCGAGATTTTGACCGATACCGCGCTCCTGCCCCGCGTGATTACGATGATCCAGCAGGCCGATATTTCTGGCTATAGCATCGTCCGCGTCGCTGCTGGCGGATCGCGTTCGGGCAAGTGGCGAACGGACGATTTGACCGGAGCGTCGGCAAAATCGATGGTCATCGCGCTCTCGTCGGCAGAAAAGGCCGATAGTTTTGTCGCTGCAATCTCACCGCTTTTGTCCGCGCAGGGGTTCTTGCTGACGATCGGCGAAGTCGAGGTGATTAGAGGGGAGCGTTTCTAG
- a CDS encoding sodium-dependent bicarbonate transport family permease yields MADWPAWRQSPFPGGAEAAHYNMCSIAMDTSLGNNAAMILETLASPVVLFFVLGFLAAAVRSDLSIPDPIAKAMSIYLMAAIGLKGGVEIAQTGLTETVIFAAIAGMALSFLMPLMVFAILRLAKTDPINAGSIAAHYGSVSVVTFVTAVELLRGAGLDSDGYMVGVMALMETPAIITGLLLARRFSDKSEPEAQTGSGGLAQEVLTNASVMLLLGAFAIGWIVGGDGYAPVSPFFTAGFKGVLCLFLLDMGLVASRRLFESRALTPVLVAIAVAFPIVNGTIGVVVGTAIGLGIANAAILGVLAASASYIAVPAAMRLSLPEANPGISLAMSLGVTFPFNIILGIPLFAAVARALG; encoded by the coding sequence ATGGCTGATTGGCCTGCCTGGCGCCAATCTCCCTTCCCCGGTGGTGCAGAAGCCGCGCATTACAATATGTGTTCCATTGCCATGGATACCAGCCTGGGTAACAACGCTGCGATGATTCTCGAAACGCTCGCCTCGCCCGTTGTCCTGTTTTTCGTGCTGGGATTTCTTGCGGCTGCCGTCCGGTCGGACCTGTCGATCCCGGACCCGATCGCCAAGGCCATGTCGATTTATCTGATGGCTGCGATCGGCCTGAAGGGCGGCGTCGAAATCGCCCAGACCGGGCTAACCGAAACAGTCATCTTTGCCGCCATAGCAGGCATGGCCCTGTCGTTTCTGATGCCGCTGATGGTTTTTGCAATATTGCGACTGGCTAAGACAGATCCGATCAACGCGGGATCGATTGCAGCGCATTATGGCTCAGTCAGTGTTGTGACTTTTGTGACAGCGGTCGAATTGCTCAGGGGGGCCGGCTTGGACAGCGATGGCTACATGGTCGGGGTTATGGCTCTTATGGAAACACCGGCAATCATCACCGGCTTGCTCCTCGCTCGGCGGTTTTCAGATAAAAGCGAACCGGAAGCACAAACCGGATCTGGCGGACTTGCGCAGGAAGTACTGACCAATGCGTCGGTTATGCTGCTGCTCGGAGCGTTTGCAATCGGTTGGATAGTGGGCGGCGACGGCTATGCGCCGGTCAGCCCGTTCTTCACCGCCGGTTTCAAAGGGGTTCTATGCCTGTTCCTGCTTGACATGGGACTGGTCGCATCCCGGCGTTTGTTTGAAAGCCGTGCACTTACCCCTGTCCTTGTCGCAATCGCCGTGGCCTTTCCGATCGTTAACGGAACCATCGGTGTTGTGGTTGGCACTGCAATCGGATTGGGCATCGCCAATGCAGCAATTCTGGGGGTGCTGGCGGCGAGCGCATCCTACATTGCGGTGCCTGCCGCCATGCGATTGTCATTGCCCGAAGCCAATCCGGGCATATCGCTTGCAATGTCGCTGGGCGTCACGTTTCCCTTCAACATAATTCTGGGCATTCCGCTGTTTGCTGCGGTCGCCCGCGCGCTGGGCTGA